The genomic stretch CTCAGGGTTTAGGTAAACGCACTGTCAACTTCCGTCTGCGTGATTGGGGTGTGTCACGTCAACGCTACTGGGGCGCACCAATTCCAATGCTGACATTGGAAGATGGTACAGTGGTGCCAGCACCGGCCGATCAACTGCCAGTGATCCTGCCAGAAGATGTGGTGATGGACGGCGTACAAAGCCCAATCAAAGCCGACCCTGAGTGGGCAAAAACTACTTACAATGGCCAGCCGGCGCTGCGCGAAACTGACACCTTCGATACCTTCATGGAATCGTCTTGGTATTTCGCTCGTTACTGCTGCCCGGATTATGAACAAGGTATGCTCGATACCGATCGCGCTAACCACTGGTTGCCAGTCGATCAATACATCGGTGGTATCGAACACGCGTGTATGCACCTGCTGTATGCGCGTTTTTTCCACAAACTGCTGCGTGACTCTGGCATGGTGAAAAGCGATGAGCCATTCACCCGTTTGTTGTGCCAAGGCATGGTGCTGGCTGATGCGTTCTACTACACCGAAAACGGTGCCCGTATTTGGGTTAGCCCAACTGATGTGAAAGTAGAACGTGACGAAAAAGGCCGCATCGTTAAAGCCACCGACAATGAAGGTCGTGAAGTGATTCATTCCGGCATGACCAAAATGTCGAAATCGAAAAATAATGGTATCGACCCGCAGCTGATGGTGGAACGTTACGGTGCTGACACCGTGCGTCTGTTCATGATGTTTGCCTCACCAGCTGACATGACGCTGGAATGGCAAGAGTCCGGTGTCGATGGTGCGCAACGCTTCCTGAAGCGTCTGTGGAAAGCCGTGGCTGAACACACCGCAAAAGGTGCTGCACCAGCGTTAGATGTCGCCAGCTTAACTAACGAGCAGAAAGCATTGCGTCGTGAGTTGCACAAAACTATTGCCAAGTTCAGCGATGACATCGGTCGCCGTCAGACCTTCAACACCGCGATTGCCGCGGTCATGGAACTGATGAACCGTGTGGCGAAAGCACCACAAGAGTCAGAGCAAGATCGCGCACTGGTGCAAGAAGTGCTGACTAACGTCGTGCTGATGCTTTACCCAATCACCCCACACGTTTGCTTCCATCTGTGGCAAGCACTGGGTCATGCCGATATCGATCAAGCCACTTGGCCAACAGCTGATGCCGCTGCGATGGTGGAAGACGAAAAACTGGTCGTAGTGCAAGTAAACGGCAAGGTACGTGGCAAACTGACCGTGGCCGCAGATGCGACACAAGAGCAAGTACACGCACTGGCAATGCAAGATCATACTGTGGTGAAATTCGTGGCTGATCTGACCGTGCGCAAAGTGATCTATGTACCGGGCAAACTGCTCAATATCGTGGTTGGCTAAACTATGAAACGACTGGTCTGTGGTGTGATGATACTGGTGAGCTTACTGCTCACCGGTTGCGGCTTTCATATGCGGGGGGATATCGATGAAAAACTACTTCCTTCGCAGCTGAAAGCAATCCATGTCGTGGGTGATGACCGCAGCGATATTTATCGTATGGTGACAGCCCGTCTGCGCCATTACGGTGTGCAATTAATTGATGATAATGATGAAATACCTACGCTTAATCTGGGTAACATCAGTGTCAGCAACAGTGCCGCTTCGCTGGATAACCGCAGTCAGGTCGTGGAATATGTGATGCTGTTTAATACCGATTACAGCATCACCATGCCCCACAAATCACCGCAGAAGTTCAGTGCACGTTTTAGCCGGGTGTTCTTGAATAAATCGGCACAAGCACTGGCCTCTTCCCGTGAACAGGCGCAGTTACGCCATGAGATGGAAATTCAGACGGCGGATCTGATCCTGATCCAGCTTAGTCGCGTGATCCTCTGATGCGCGTTTTTAGCGAACAGTTAGCAGAACAGTTAAAAGCAGGCCTTCGTGCCTGCTATCTTATTTTTGGCGACGAACCATTACAGAAAATGGAAGCGTTGCAACAGATCCGCCATCTTGCTCGTGAACAAGGTTTCTCCGATGTCATTCGCTTCAGTGCGCTTGAAGAGCCACTGCCATGGGATGATATTTATGCCAACAGCCAGAGTTTAAGCCTGTTCTCCAGCCGGCAAATTATTGAAATTGAGCTGGGGGATAAACTACCCAAAGAGTGGTCCGAACGGATCAGCGAACTGCAAAAACAACTGCATCCCGATCTATTACTGATCATTCTTGGCCCACGGCTGAATAGCAACCAAAGTAAAAGTGCTTGGTTTACTGCATTAGACAAACAAGGCATCTATATTCCGGTTGCTTTACCCGATGCGCGCTATTTCCCGCGTTGGATGAAACAGCGTTGTCAGCAGCAAAATCTGCGCGTGGATAACGATGCTATTACCTTCCTCTGCCATGCTTTTGAAGGTAATTTACTGGCGGCCGCACAAGAACTGGAAAAGCTCTCGTTGCTCAATCTGCCACAACCACTGACTGTCAGCGTGTTGCAGCAAAATATCACCCGACATAACGTTTTCGATCCGTTTAAGTGGCTTGATACCCTGTTGGAAGGAAAAAGTCAGCGCGCCTTACGCATGCTGGCACAGCTGCGCGACGAAGGGGTAGAGCCCGGCATGCTGACGTGGGCGCTAGCGAAAGATATCGAGCTGCTCTGGTCACTGCGCTTGGCGCAAGATGCCCACCAGCCGCTAGCGGCTTTATTGCAAGCGGCTAAAATATGGCCCAGCCGACAGGCATTACTGCAACAAACCGTGCAGCGACTCTCTGCGACACAATTACGCGACATGTTACGGATGATGAACGAACTCGATCGTTGTAACCGTACTTTCGACAGCCACAG from uncultured Tolumonas sp. encodes the following:
- the leuS gene encoding leucine--tRNA ligase, with the translated sequence MQEQYNPQSLEPEVQRHWDKQQTFKAFEKVDKEKFYCLSMFPYPSGRLHMGHVRNYTIGDVISRYQRLNGKNVLQPIGWDAFGLPAENAAIKNNSAPAKWTYENIEYMKGQLKMLGLSYDWDRELATCTPEYYRWEQWFFTELYNKGLVYKKTSSVNWCPNDQTVLANEQVQDGCCWRCDTPVEQKEIPQWFIKITAYAEELLNDLDKLDGWPEMVKTMQRNWIGRSEGLTMTFNVENSDQSFDIYTTRPDTLMGVTYVAVAAAHPLAKQAAESNAALADFLEECKNTKVAEAELATMEKKGMATGLYALHPLDGRRVPIMVANFVLMDYGTGAVMAVPAHDQRDFEFAHKYGLEIRAVIATEDGSAPDISAAAYTEKGVLFNSGEFDGLDFKQAFDAICTKLETQGLGKRTVNFRLRDWGVSRQRYWGAPIPMLTLEDGTVVPAPADQLPVILPEDVVMDGVQSPIKADPEWAKTTYNGQPALRETDTFDTFMESSWYFARYCCPDYEQGMLDTDRANHWLPVDQYIGGIEHACMHLLYARFFHKLLRDSGMVKSDEPFTRLLCQGMVLADAFYYTENGARIWVSPTDVKVERDEKGRIVKATDNEGREVIHSGMTKMSKSKNNGIDPQLMVERYGADTVRLFMMFASPADMTLEWQESGVDGAQRFLKRLWKAVAEHTAKGAAPALDVASLTNEQKALRRELHKTIAKFSDDIGRRQTFNTAIAAVMELMNRVAKAPQESEQDRALVQEVLTNVVLMLYPITPHVCFHLWQALGHADIDQATWPTADAAAMVEDEKLVVVQVNGKVRGKLTVAADATQEQVHALAMQDHTVVKFVADLTVRKVIYVPGKLLNIVVG
- the lptE gene encoding LPS assembly lipoprotein LptE, with amino-acid sequence MKRLVCGVMILVSLLLTGCGFHMRGDIDEKLLPSQLKAIHVVGDDRSDIYRMVTARLRHYGVQLIDDNDEIPTLNLGNISVSNSAASLDNRSQVVEYVMLFNTDYSITMPHKSPQKFSARFSRVFLNKSAQALASSREQAQLRHEMEIQTADLILIQLSRVIL
- the holA gene encoding DNA polymerase III subunit delta, with the protein product MRVFSEQLAEQLKAGLRACYLIFGDEPLQKMEALQQIRHLAREQGFSDVIRFSALEEPLPWDDIYANSQSLSLFSSRQIIEIELGDKLPKEWSERISELQKQLHPDLLLIILGPRLNSNQSKSAWFTALDKQGIYIPVALPDARYFPRWMKQRCQQQNLRVDNDAITFLCHAFEGNLLAAAQELEKLSLLNLPQPLTVSVLQQNITRHNVFDPFKWLDTLLEGKSQRALRMLAQLRDEGVEPGMLTWALAKDIELLWSLRLAQDAHQPLAALLQAAKIWPSRQALLQQTVQRLSATQLRDMLRMMNELDRCNRTFDSHSAWQWLQTLSLAFRGNTSLRFTLPIQL